Part of the Oceanidesulfovibrio indonesiensis genome is shown below.
CGTGAACTTTCTGGACGAGGATCTCGGATGGCGCGTGGGCCTGACTCTATCCCAGGAGGACCTGCTCCACGGTCTGGACAAGCGTCTTCTGCGTGGATCGATGTTCGCTGCTGCCGGAGCCTTTGTCGTCATCATCATATTCGCGGTGCTCTTCACCAGGGCGCTCGTCAAGCCTATCAAACGATTGCAGACTTACGCCGATGAAGTCGCGTCCGGAAATCTCGAAGCCAAATCAGGAATCGACCGCGGCGACGAGATCGGCATGCTCACCAAGTCGATCCGGCATATGGTCGACACCCTCAAGACTTCGCTGAAACAGGCGGACGAGGCGCAGGCGGAGGCCAGGGAGCAGGCGCGGCTCGCAGACCAGAAAGCCGAGGAAGCCGACCGCGCAAAGAAACAAGCCGAGCAGGCCAAGGTCGTCGGCATGCGCGAGGCGGCGGAGCGCATCGAATCCATCGTTGCCAGCGTCACCTCGGCCACGGAGCAGCTTTCGGCGCAGGTGGAGGAGTCCAGCCAGGGCGCGAATATCCAGAAGCAACGCGCCGGCGAGACCGCCACGGCCATGGAGGAAATGAACGCCACCGTGCTCGAAGTCGCGCGCAACGCATCCGAAGCGGCGCATAACGCCGACGGCGCCAAAGAGAAAGCCCAGGACGGCGCGACCATCGTGCAATCCGTCGTCAAAGCCATCAACGAAGTGCAGAAGCGCACCGACGAACTCAAGGCCAATCTGGGCGAGCTCGGCGAGCATGCCGAGGGCATCGGGCGCGTCATGACGGTCATTACCGACATTGCCGACCAGACTAACCTGCTGGCCCTCAACGCTGCCATCGAGGCGGCGCGGGCCGGAGAGGCGGGACGCGGCTTCGCCGTGGTGGCCGACGAGGTGCGCAAACTGGCCGAGAAGACCATGACAGCGACCAAGGAAGTCGGCGAGGCCATCAAGTCCATCCAGACAGGCACCCAACGCTCTATCGCGGAGATGGATGACGCCTCCCAGGCCGTAGGCCGCTCCACCGAGCTGGCAGGGGATTCCGGCAAGTCGCTCGGCGAGATCCTCGCCATGTCCGAATCCACCTCGGAGCAGGTGCGTTCCATCGCCACGGCCGCGGAGCAGCAGTCCTCCGCCGTGGAGCAGGTGGGCCGCTCCACCGAGGAAATCAACCGCATCTCCATCGAGACCGCGGACACCATGGAACAGGCCGCGCAGGCTCTGTCCGAGGTTGCCCGACTCGCGTCCGAGCTGAACGCGATCGTCCAGGAGATGAAGGAGTAAGGCGTCGAACCGCGCAATGAATAATCCGCGACCACAACGCCCGGTCCCTCCGCAGGGGGCCGGGCGTTTCTGTTTGGGAGATGGTCCTTTCTCGGGAGACTGGACAAAAGAGCGTTCGGGCAGAGATCAGCAGCTTTTGTGCGCGATGCTTGAAGTATGCTATGCTCGACCGACGTGCGGACAGAAAATACATCCCGAGGATCGACATGACAGCAGACACAGCACACGAGGAACATCCGGACCAGCAGCACGAGAGCCACGACCATGATCGCGGCGACGGTCACGAGTCCCACCATGCCCAGATGGCGCAGGACTTCAAACGCCGCTTCATAGTCTCCACGGCGCTCACCGTTCCCATCGCCTACCTCTCGCCCATGCTCCGCTCTCTGCTGGGGTTGGGCGAACCGGAATGGGTGCCCGGGCGGATGTACGTTCTCTTCGCGCTCGCCACCATCATCTTTTTTTACGGCGGCATGCCGTTCCTGCGCCACGCCTGGATGGAGCTGAAGAAGCGGCAGCCAGGCATGATGACGCTCATATCCCTGGCCGTCATCGTGGCCTACGGCTACTCAGCGGCGGTCACATTCGGCCTGCCCGGAAAAGTATTCTACTGGGAACTCGCCAGCCTCATCGACATCATGCTGCTGGGCCACTACATTGAGATGCGGTCCGTGATGAGCGCCCACGGCGCCATGGAAGAACTGGCCAGGCTCGTGCCCAGCAAGGCGCACCGTCTCAAGGATGACGGCTCTACCGAGGACGTGCCGGTGAGTGAGCTGCAACCGGACGACAGGGTTCTGGTGAAACCTGGCGAGAAGGTCCCGGCCGACGGCGAGGTGGTGGACGGCCGCTCTTCGGTCAATGAGTCTCTGCTCACAGGAGAGTCCAAACCCGTAGACAAGCAGGAGGGCGAGGAGGTCATCGGCGGCTCCGTGAACGGCGAGGGCTCCCTGACCGTGCAGGTGCGGAAGACGGGCAAGGACTCCTTCCTCAACCAGGTCATGGATATGGTCTCCAAGGCGCAGGAATCCAAGTCCCGGGCGCAGTCCCTGGCGGACAAGGCCGCCATGTGGCTCACCTTTGTGGCCATTGGTTCCGGCGCAGTCACGCTCGTCCTGTGGCTCGCGCTCTCGGGCAGGGAGTTCGTCTTCGCCCTGGAACGCACGGTCACGGTGATGATCATCACCTGTCCGCATGCGCTGGGGCTTGCCATTCCGCTCGTTGTCGCCGTGTCAACGGCCATTGCCGCCAAGCAGGGCTTTCTCATTCGCAACCGCAGCCCATTTGAAATGGCCAGGAACATTCAGGCCGTGATCTTCGACAAGACCGGGACCTTGACCCAAGGCACTTTCGCCGTGAGCGACGTCGTGTCCATGGGCGAGTTGGGCGAAGACGAACTCCTCGAACTCGCAGGCGCTGTGGAGGCCAAAAGCGAACACCCCATCGCCAAGGCCATTGCCGAATCCGCGCGTGAAAAGCTGGGGAGCCTGCCGGACGCAGGGGAGTTCGATTCCATTCCGGGACGCGGCGCCAAGGCGACGGTGGACGGCCGCGAGGTCAAGACCATCAGCCTGCGCTACGCACGGGAGGAGGGCTACGAACTCGACAAGGACGCGCTCGTTCCGTTGCTGGACGAGGGCAAGACCGTCATCGCCGTCATCGTGGATGACCGGGCCGCCGGCGTCATCGCGCTGGACGACGTGCTTTGCGAGACATCCAGGGACGCCGTAGCCAGGCTCAAGGATATGGGTCTGCAGGTGATGATGCTGACCGGCGACAATGAGAAGGTCGCTGGCCGCGTTGCCAAGGATCTGGGACTGGACGACGTGTTCGCCGACGTGGTGCCGGACGAGAAGGCCGAGAAGGTGAAGGAAGTGCAGCAACGCGGCCTGGTGACCGCCATGGTGGGCGACGGCGTGAACGATGCGCCGGCCCTGGCCCAGGCCGACGTTGGATTCGCAATAGGGGCGGGCACGGACGTGGCCGTGGAGACGGCGGATGTGGTCCTGGTGAAATCCAACCCCATGGACGTGGTGGAAGTGGTCATGCTTTCCAAGGAGGTTCGCCGCAAAACCGTGCAGAATCTGTTCTGGGCCACGGGCTACAACGTTGTGGCCATACCGCTGGCCGCCGGCGTGCTTGCATGGGCCGGCATCATCCTGAGCCCGGCCGTTGGCGCCATCGTCATGTCCCTGTCCACGGTCATTGTGGCTGTGAACGCCCGGCTCATGTCCGCTCCGGAGGCGGTGCAGGGATGATAATCGACTCTTAACCCCGGGCAACTATTGCAACTTCGAATCATTGCGGGTAGATGTCGAGTGCGCGGCAATCAAAGAGCTTCGCATGCCCGGACTGGTTCCAGGTGGGCATGCGGTTGCGGACATTTCCTGGACCTGGCGCGCCATATACCGAATGATCACCAAGCTCAAACACGCTCATCTCTGGCACATCACACTGGCGCTGGCGGTACTGCTCATTGCTGTCTCGAGCATCGTCTATCTGCAGCAGAAGGCATCCTACGAATCCATTCGGCGGGAAAATGTCTCGAACATCGCCGCACAGTTCGCCATGCTCATGGACAACCCGGCGGTGGCCGCGGACCATGACAGTCTCCGGACCATTTCGGATACACTCATCCGGAAATGGCGCATCGAACGCATCGAGATCAGAAGCAGCGATGGTGATGCGGTTTTCAGCCGTGGTCGCATAGAAGGCAAGCCGGAGATTCTGTCCATCCCGCTGCCCATCCCGCTGTCCGATGCGCCCGGCTCGCTGGCTCCCGGCGGCACGCTGGATGTGGCGTACGACGATTCCGAATTCTCCACGCACCTCGCCCGCTTGGCGGGACTGCTCTTTCTCGGCAACGGCTTTCTGCTGCTCATCTTCCACGGTCTGGCGCGGCTGCTCCAGCGTCGGCAGCACAAGGCCGAGTCTTTGCTCGAACTACAGGAGGAACGGCTGCGGCTGGCCCTGGAAGCGTCTTCCGACGGCATCTGGGAGCACAACATCCTGGAAGGCGCGCATTTCCTCAGCGACCGCATGTACACCATGCTCGGCTTCGAACCCGGCAACCCTGAGGACGGCTGGCGTTTCCTTTACGAGCGGGTGCATCTGGAGGACAGGGAAAAGGTTTCCAGGGCGCGCAATCTCATGGAGGAAGGGCTCCGCGACACGCTGGTTTCCAGGTTCCGCATGCAGCGTAGGGACGGGGAATGGCGGCACATCCTCTGCAGGGCCAAGGTCGTGGCCGTAGACATGGAAGGGAATCCGGCGCGCATCGCCGGCACGTTTACGGACGTCACACCCCTTGTGGACGCAGAGGAGGCCCTGGCCACGCTCAACCGCGAGCTTGAAGAGCGAGTGGAGCAGCGGACCACGGATCTGGCCCGGAAGGCCGAGGAGCTGGTCGAGGCCAACCGACAGCTCCGGGAGCTCGATCAGCTCAAGTCGAGCTTCCTGTCGTCCGTGTCCCATGAACTGCGCACGCCCCTGACCTCCATCCTGGGCTTTGCCCGTCTCATCAGCAAAGAATTCGCCGCGCACTTCCGGGGCAAGGCCGCAAGCGAACGTGAGGAGCGCGCCGGACGGCGCATAGAAGACAATCTCCGGATTATCGCCACTCAGGGCGAGCGGCTCTCCCGGCTGGTGAACGACGTGCTCGACCTGAACAAGATCGAATCCGGCATGATGGAGTGGCGCGACGAAACCATCGCTCCGGAAGACGTGGTGAGGCGCGCGGTGGAGGCGACCAGACCGCTGCTGGAGGAGAATCCGAATGTTGAATTCATTGCGGATGTGCGCCCGGATATTCCGCGTATCACCATAGATCCGGACCGGCTTGAGCAGGTGCTCATCAACCTGCTTCACAATGCAGTCAAGTTCACCCGGCAGGGCCATGTGCGTCTCGTGGCTGAGCGCGGCAAGTCCGGGGATCTGCGCATCTGCGTGGAAGACACCGGCGTCGGCATTCCCGGGCACGCCCTGGAAGCCGTGTTTGACAAGTTTCATCAGCAACCCGCGGACGCCCTGCACGGAAAACCCAAAGGTACGGGGCTGGGGCTGTTCATATCCCGCGAGATAGTGCGCCATTATGGCGGCGCGCTCCGGGTGGATTCGGGGGAAGGCCGCGGGAGTGTGTTCGAAGTTCTGTTGCCCGGGGCGGGAAAGGTCGCGGTCGACACCTGAGCCGAATACGGGTTACGACAGGGAGCACCTCCAGAACACTACACCCCTGCCGGGAGGCTCCATGCGCGTTCTGCTGATCAATCCAGCCTCGCCCTATTCGTTCTGGTCCTTCGATGAAATCTGCCGCATGTCCGGACGTCGATCGCTTATCCCTCCACTGGGACTGCTCACGGCCGCGGCGCTGTTGCCCCGTCGCTGGGAACTGCGTCTTGCGGACATGAGCGCCCGCCCTGTGGCCGAAGCCGACTGGCAGTTCGCCGAGGTAGTCTTCCTCACCGGGATGCTGCTCCAGAAAAAATCGCTCCTGGAGCTGGTGGTCGAGGCCAAACGGCGCGGCAAGACCGTGGTCGTCGGCGGTCCGTTTGTGACCTCGCTGCCCGAAGAAGTGAGAGCCGCCGGCGCGGACGTCATAGTGCAGGGAGAGGGCGAGGAAACAATCCCCGTCCTGGCCGTGGACCTGGAGCAGGGCGCGGCGCGAAGGCTCTACAGGGCCGAGGGTAGACCGGCAATGGCCGCCTCGCCCGTGCCGCGTTTCGATCTGCTGCGCATGGGCGACTACGCGACCATGTCCGTGCAGACATCCCGCGGCTGCCCGCACGACTGCGAGTTCTGCGACATCGTCAACCTGTACGGCAAGAAGCCCCGCTACAAGAGTCCGGGGCAGGTCGTGGCCGAGCTCGACGAGCTTTACCGTCTGGGCTGGCGCAACGAAGTCTTTTTCTGCGACGACAACTTCATAGGCAACAAGCGGCACGCGCGTGACCTTCTCGATGCGCTCATACCCTGGATGCAGGAGCGAAGCGAGCCCTTCGGCTTCTGGACGCAGGCCTCGGTGGATCTGGGCCAGGACACGGAACTCATGGACCGCATGACCGCGGCGAACTTCTCCACGGTGTTCATCGGCGTGGAATCGCCGGATCCAGCCATTCTGGAACGCAACCACAAGCTCCAGAACGTGAAAAATCCGCTGGCCGAATCCCTGCGCGCCATCAACGAGAACGGGCTGTCCATCATCGCGAGCTTCATCATGGGCTTCGACGGCGAGGAGCCCGGAGCCGGGGACCGCATCGTGGAGTTCGTGGAGGAAGTGGGACTGCCCCAGGCCATGATCAACCTCATGCAGGTACTGCCCAACACCCGGCTGTGGACGCGCATGGAAGAGGAAGGCCGCCTGCGCAAGGGTGTGACCACTGGCGACACGGTGGGACTGCCGCTCAATTACGAGCCTCTGCGGGATACTTCGGAGCTGTTGCGGGAGTACCAGGACGCATGGCGCAGGCTGTACGATCCGGCTGCCTTCCTCGGCCGTCTGGAGCGCTATTACACGCGAATGCGGCCTACGCGTTCAGCCATGCCTGCCAATGACAGCCAGTCCACGAGCGCCTCGCGGGGTGCGCTTTCTGCGCACGCGCACGCGCCGGCCCATCCCAGGCGCGTGCGTCCGCTTTCCAACTACGGCGGACTCCACAGGCGCAATCCGATCAGGCATCTGTATTTCGACGTCCTGGCATTCCTGCGGTTTTTCTGGACTTTCGGCGTCTTGTCCGAAGCGCGCAAGGTCTGCTGGGCGGGCATGGGGCGCATCTGGCGAACCAATGGCAGCCGGCTCGTGCCGTACTTCCACGGTCTGGCGCTGGGCTATAACACCACGTGCTACGTTCGTGCTCTGGAACACCGGCTGGAAGAGTACCTGGCCCGAGTGGGTGAGCCGCCGTCAGTCCGCTAGCCTTTCGGCTTTATTCCTGAAATGCGCATGCAGAGACGGCGCGCACGCGAAGACAGGCTGGTGCTGGCCGGATGCATAGAGGGGGGTGGTGCTGTCAAAAAAAGGCCCCTCCCGGAGCGGGAAGGGCCTTTGTCATGTCAGAAGCTGTGGAAGCGAAGGGCTACACGACTTCGACGTTCGCGGCGCGGTATCCCTTGTCGCTGTTCTCGATCTCGAAGCGAACGGAATCGCCTTCGCGCAAGGACTTGAAACCATTCCCCTGGATTGCGGAGAAATGGACGAACACGTCCTCGCCGCCGTTGTACTCGATGAAACCAAAACCCTTGGAGTCGTTAAACCACTTCACTTTACCTTCGTACGTCATGTACTTTGATCCTTCTTTCTGATGTTTCTGGTGTGGGATAGCGGCTGCGGACAACACGCCCGAACCGCAACATAGAATCCCGCTAGGCGACGTTGACGAGCTCGACCTCGAAATTGAGGGTCTTGCCGGCCAGAGGATGGTTGCCATCCAGAGTCGCGTTGCCGTCCGCTATATCAATGACCGAGAGCAGGGCCGTCTGGCCGTCCGGAGTTGTGGAGCGCAGCACGGCGCCGACTTCGACGCCCTCGGGCAGCTCATTCTCCGGGACCTTGACGATCATGTCCTCACGGTATTCGCCGAATCCTTCCTCCGGTGGGATGGCCAGGTTTTTCTTGTCGCCTGCGCTCATGCCCACGAGGGCGTTCTCCACAACGGGGAACACTTTGTTTTCGCCGATGACAAAGGTCACAGGCTCCTTGTCCGTGGACGTGTCGACGACGGTGCCGTCCTCGAGCGTCCCGGTGTAATGGATGGTTACTTCAGAACCGGTCTGTGCGGTACTCATGACTTGCCTCCCGGTGTTTGCGTCGTTCATTAGGGGAGGACCGCCTCAATGGGGAGGTCCTCGCCGACCGTCGTTGCGTCTGCGGCCGGTCTGCTTTGCTCGTATTCATCCTGCAAGCTTTTCATCAGGGTTTCCACAGGCACAATGGACTTGATGCGGTGCGCATTGGCGCCGGCGAACACAAGGCCATGCTTCATGGAGCCTTTACGCGCATTCAGCAACGCGAGTGCAATGCAGTATGGACTGTTTTTGTGCTCGCACGTCTGTATACAATGAAAAGGGCAGGAAAAGGGTATCTTGGCTCCGTTCTCCACGGCGTCAAGGAACTCGTTGCGTATGGCCCGGCCCGGCATGCCGACAGGGCTCTTGACGATGGTAAGGCTCTTTTCGTCTGCGTTGACGAACGCCTGTTTGAAGGCGTCGTCGGCGTCGCATTCATCCGTAGCCACGAATCGCGTGCCCATCTGGACGCCGCTGGCCCCCAGATCGAGAAATTTGCGGATGTCCGCGCCGGTGTATACGCCGCCCGCAGCGATGATCGGGATTCGTTGTCCGGATTCCTCCTCGAACGGCGCCACGACCTTGACGACTTCGGGGACGAGTTGCTCCAGGGAAAAGGCCTCGTCGTCCAGGCACTCCGGCTTGAAGCCGAGGTGTCCCCCGGCTTTGGGACCTTCGACCACAAACGCGTCGGGAAGCCGGTTATATCGCGAAAGCCACTTGCGGCAGAGAATTTTGGCTGCGCGGGCCGAGGAAACGATGGGCACAAGTCTGGTGGACGATGTCTTGTCCACATATTCAGGCAGATTGAGCGGCAAACCCGCTCCGGAAAAAATGATGTCGATGCGTTCTTCCACGGCGGCGCGGACCAGTTGGGCGAAGTTCGTGAGCACCACCATGATGTTCACGCCAATGATGCCCTTGGTCTTCTCCTTGGCTGCGCGGATCTGCTTGCGCAGAGCCCGGGTGTTGGCGGCTACGTAATCGCTGTGGAAATCAGGTTCCTGCCAGCCGATGCCCGGAGTGGCAATGACGCCGATGCCGCCGGCATTGGCTACGGCGGAGGCCAGTCCTGACAGGGAAACACCCACGCCCATGCCGCCCTGGATGATGGGCAGGCGCGCGGTGAGTGAGCCGATGGATAGTGAAGGAAGCGGCATAATGTCATACTCCCCGGATCGTGGCGCAGACCTGTGCCGCAGCCGGTCCTTCCAGGAAAACGGAAGGGCGCGGGGAGAACTCACGAAAACGAAGTTCGCACGTGTCCGCTGCGCGACTACACTGCCGACGGCGTTCCAACAGGGACGCCGGGGCACACGCGACAAGCCAGAATGTGTGGATGGGTGGGTGATCTGCCTGCAATGACAAGTACTTTCAGTCCTGCTCAAAACTCATATGGCTGCACAAGACCGAAAGGAAACCTGAAGAAAGGTGATTCAGATGGTCGATGCGTGCCTTGCAGGGAAACCTCTAGCAGGGAACCGGACGCTATGCAAGCATTGTATGCCAAGGAGGCGCAGATTAATGAGTGCCTATCGAAAATTTGTTATGGAGCGGAAGAAAATGATGCACCGTCTGGCCGACGTTCTTCCCGCAGGAGCAGACCGCTCGGCTCATCGATCGGCCCGGTTTGTTAGAGGGCTTGAAAAAAGGCCCGCGGCCGAATGCTGACCACGGGCCCCGTTTTGTAGTCCCCGTAATCCCGGGGCGTGCTGTTTCAGTCCGCTGCGCTCAGGGCTTACATGGACGGCATGTCCACCACCTGAACGGATGTGGCCTGCAGGCCCTTGTCGCCCTGCTCGATGGCTGCGACCACTCCGGCGCCTTTGCGCAGGTCGTCGAAGCTGCGGCCGACCACGGCGTTCTTGTGGAAGTAGACGTCGCGCTCGTCCAGAGTGCGCAGGAAACCGTAGTCCTCGCCCGGAAATAACTTGGCGATCACAGCGTTGGCCTCCTGCATGGGGTGGGATTTCACCTCTCCGCGTTGCTTCTCGGTGATTTTTTGCAGCTTGCGGCGCGCTGCGTCGAAAGCTTCGCGGATAGTAGGGAGTATCTCATTGACCACAGGCGGGGCTACGCCTTCGCGCTCGATGGCGAACTCGTTGCCGGGCTTGACGTTCAGGTTGAGCCGGACGCGGTAGGGGTTGCCGCCGCGCTGGTTCTTGTCTTCCATCTCCACGGCCACGCGCAGCGAGGTGATGTGGTCGCAGACCTGCTCCAGCTTTTCGCTCTTTGAGCGCACGAGATCATTGATGGTTCCGCCACGGTCTTCGATACCGTCGATCGATATTTCGATGGGGACGTCCATTCAACGCACCTCCATATGGGGTTTGCATGGGTTGGTTGACGAACTGCCGTGTCCTCAATCGCGATCCCTGCCCTGTCCGCTTTCCTGCCCGGAGCAAGGCGCAAGGGCGCCGCGTGTCTCCATGGGGAAAAGGGCATGGGATTCGATTTCAGCGTACCACCTTCCGCGGCGTTCGCCCACCTCTGTGGGATGAAAAATCATCAAAAAAATAGCGGGAGGAGTGAGGGCATTCCATGTCGATTCGTAAGGAGCAAGTGCCGGCAAATCGTGATCGTGTCCGGATGACACCTGCCGCTGCGGGCTCGATCCGCCAGCCCTGCCCGCATGGCGTGTCCACGCGCTCGCCATGGAGCTGATCTCATATGTTAATGGAGGGGCGGTTTGTCAAAACTACCCAAAGGGCTAACCCAAACGGCCAAAACGAAGAAAGCGGCTACCCAAAAATACAAGGTAGCCGCTTGTTCTTATTATGGTCGGGGCGGTCCGATTTGAACGGACGACCCCCTGCTCCCAAGGCAGGTGCGCTGCCAGGCTGCGCTACGCCCCGACTGTGATGGGATGGGTTAACGGACTTGGCCTCCAGATGCAAGGGCTACTCGACGAGAAAAAAAACGGTGCGCGACGCATGGCTTGGGAGGTCTTCCGATCTACCGTGGTTTCAGGTACATTGGCCCCGGCTTGCATATGATTCAAGAATCTCCGGAAGTCGGCCGGCGGCATTGCTGTAATGTAAACCATACCTGGACATCTCGGGCAACGCATGCATTTTCTTCCCTTCCGAGGCGATAGCCAAAGGCGCATGAGCCGGCGGGGTTTTCTGAGGCAATGCGCCGCAGGCGCTGCCGGAATGGCCGGCCTGGGCGCCGGGCTGTCCATGCCGTTGCGCGCCTTCGGGCAGCTGAGCCTGTCCAGTTACGTTTCCAGGATGACGGAGGATCAACGGAGGTTTCTGGGGGAGGCCGGCCGCCGCTACTCCGGGACCACGCTCCGGCTCATCACCGAAGACACGCCGCCCAGCCGGGCCTATCGGGACATAGCGCTTCGGGAGTTCCCCGCACTCACGGGCATCGGCGTAAGCTGGGAGCTGCTGCCGCTGGATCGGATCATCGCCAACATCGTTCAGGATTCGAGCAGCAAATCCGGCCGCTACGACCTGTATTATCTCGATCACTCCTGGCTGGCGTCCATGGCCGACCATGTCTACTCCCCGGCGCGGCTCCTGATGCATCCGGACATCGCCTACCCGGGGTTCGACTTTCCTGATTTCATCGATACGCTGGTGGAGAACGTGGCGTCCCTGGATGGGCGCCTGCTCGGCATACCGTTCGACATCCCCATTCTCATCATGGTCTACCGCAAGGACGTGCTGGAAGAGCTCGGCCTGAAACCTCCGTCCACCCTCCCGGAGTATCTGCATGTCGCCAGGGCTGTGCAGGAGTCCATGGCGCCCCGGGTTTTCGGAACCGTGGGCCAGTGGAAAGCCGGTCATTACGCGCTGGTCTGCGACATGAGCGCCTGGCTCTGGGGGCACGGCGGCTCGTTCTTCAGGAATAACAGTATCCCCG
Proteins encoded:
- a CDS encoding ABC transporter substrate-binding protein, whose product is MAGLGAGLSMPLRAFGQLSLSSYVSRMTEDQRRFLGEAGRRYSGTTLRLITEDTPPSRAYRDIALREFPALTGIGVSWELLPLDRIIANIVQDSSSKSGRYDLYYLDHSWLASMADHVYSPARLLMHPDIAYPGFDFPDFIDTLVENVASLDGRLLGIPFDIPILIMVYRKDVLEELGLKPPSTLPEYLHVARAVQESMAPRVFGTVGQWKAGHYALVCDMSAWLWGHGGSFFRNNSIPGFLDVEAAEALHYMLELGTCMPPGATAWDWDGQARCFAQGNAAIAIVWSEHFPMFDDPAVSSIVGLAEPAPCPREIALRPPSQTSFGEKPGISHQGGSCLAISRYGRNLIPAWVFLQWLTSKDVSVRASLLGGGASLVRNCCYLDQRIEEQKRVVPGTTRHYDVTLDAIRNRLGSGPNLRNWHTLAERSFAVELGRLVTGQQDVMQTLRAMQTAASAHVSKFGGSV